AGATCGGGGTGGAGTAGTCCGTGCTCGGGTGGCGCGACGACCGGCAGCTCGCCGAGGTCCTGCCCGCCAAGGAGGCCAAGGCCCTCAAGTCGGCCTTCGGTTACACCCGCTGCTGGCAGGTGCTCGAGCACTACCCGCGCCGCTACGCCCGCCACGGGGAGGGGACGGATCTCGCCGCGGTCGAGGAGGGCGACGTGGTCACCACCATCGGCGTGGTGGAGCGGGTCGAGTTCATCGACAAGGGCAAACACAAAATTTTCCGCTTCCACGTGGCGGATCAGTCGGGTGGCCGGTTCGTGGCCACCTACTTCAACGCCGGGTACGTCGCCCGGGTGCTCACCCAGGGTGCGCGGGCAATCTTCTCCGGCAAGGTCACCCACTTCCGCGGCCAGGCGCAGATGCAGCACCCGGACTACCTCGTGCTCACCGGGCCGGGGAAGGAGAAGCAGCCCGCGACGGGTTCACTCAAGGCGCTCAACGAGTACGGCTCCCTGCACGAGCTGCTGGGCGATCGCGAATGGATCCCTGTCTACCCGGCCTCGGCGAAGATCTCGTCCTGGCGCATCATGGGCGCGGTGTGGGAGATCCTGGAGACCCTGCCCAAGATTCCCGAGCCGCTCGACTACCACCCCTTCGGCATGCCCAGCTTCGACCAGGCGATCCGGCTCATCCACGCCCCCGACGAGCGCGGCCCGGACGGCCCGCTGCTGCGGCTGAAGTACAACGAGGCCCTCGGCCTCGCGCTGGCGATGGCCCTGCGCCGCGCGGACAACCTCGAGCACCGCGCCCCGGAACTTCCGCGTATCGACGCCGGCCTGCACACCGCCCTGCTGGAATCACTCCCGTTCCCGCTGACGGAGGGGCAGCAGCAGATGCTGGGCCAGGTCAGCGGCGACCTCTCCCGCGCCCGGCCCATGAGCCGACTGCTGCAGGGGGAGGTCGGCTCGGGCAAGACGATCGTCGCGCTGCTGGCCATGCTGCAGGCGGTGGACAACGGCCGCCAGTGCGCCATGCTCGTGCCCACGGAGGTCCTGGCGGCCCAGCACGCACGCTCGCTGACCAGGACCCTCGCGGCGGCGGGGTCCTCGGCCACTGTGGTGGCGCTGACGGGGTCGATGCCCACCGCGGCCAAACGGGAGGCGCTGCTGAACATTGTCTCCGGGCAGGTGGACATCGTCGTGGGCACACACGCGCTGATCCAGGACACGGTGGAGTTTTTCGACCTGGGGTTCGTCGTCGTCGATGAGCAGCACCGTTTCGGCGTGGAGCAGCGCGACCAGCTGCGCTCCAAGGGCCGGGGCGATTTCACCCCGCACCTGCTGGTCATGACGGCCACCCCGATTCCGCGCACCATCGCCATGACGGTGTTCGGTGACCTGGCCATCTCTACGCTGCGGGAGCTGCCCGGTGGCCGCAAACCCATCCAGTCCGCCCTTGTCCCGGAGGCCCGGCCGGCGTGGGTGGCCCGGGCGTGGAGCCGCATCCGCGAGGAGATCCTCGCCGGCCGTCAGGCCTACGTGGTCTGCCCGCGCATCGAAGGCGAGGGAGGGGTGCTGGAGATGCACGAGCACCTGCAGAACGAGCTGTTCCCCGATCTCAGCGTGGGCCTCCTGCACGGTCGGCTGCGCGGCGAGGAGAAGGACGCTGTCATGGCCGACTTCTCCCGTGGTGGCATCGACGTGCTCGTGGCCACCACGGTCATCGAGGTCGGCGTCGACGTCCCCAACGCCACGGTCATGCTGGTGCGCGAGTCCGAGCTATTCGGGGTCAGCCAGCTCCACCAGCTCCGCGGGCGGGTGGGCCGCGGCGGGCACGAGTCCCTCTGCCTCTTCCACACTCTCGCCCTGCCCGGCTCGACCTCCTTCGACAGGGTCAGCGCCGTGGCCGCGACCTCCGACGGCTTCGAGCTGGCCAACCTCGACCTCGCCCAGCGCCAGGAGGGTGACGTCCTGGGCACGTCCCAGTCGGGAACGGCACGCACGGTCAAGCTGCTCAACCTGCTGGAGGACTACCCGGTGATCGAACGGGCCAACGAGGACGCCGCCCTCATGGTCGGGCGCGACCGGGCCCGGGCCGAGCGGTTGGTGGCCGACATCGAGGAGCAGGCGAGGCAGTACCTGGAGAAGAACTGACCGGGCGCTAGTCTTGACCCCATGCAGATTCACGCCCCTTTCGCCGGCATCGTCCGCTATCACGTATCCGCAGGGCAGCAGGTGGCCACGGGCGACGTGCTCGCCACCGTCGAGGCCGTCAAGCTGGAGGCCCCCGTGGCGGCCCCGGGCCCGGGGACCGTCGGCACGCTCAGCCGCGCCGACTTCTCCGACGTCCAGGGCGGCGACCTCCTCTGCGAGGTGGGCGAATGACCCGCATCATTTCCGGTGAGGCCCGCGGCCGCACCATCAAGGTGCCCGCGCAGGGGACCCGGCCAACCTCCGACCGCGCCCGGGAGGGACTGTTCTCATC
This sequence is a window from Corynebacterium doosanense CAU 212 = DSM 45436. Protein-coding genes within it:
- a CDS encoding ATP-dependent DNA helicase RecG; the protein is MLGWRDDRQLAEVLPAKEAKALKSAFGYTRCWQVLEHYPRRYARHGEGTDLAAVEEGDVVTTIGVVERVEFIDKGKHKIFRFHVADQSGGRFVATYFNAGYVARVLTQGARAIFSGKVTHFRGQAQMQHPDYLVLTGPGKEKQPATGSLKALNEYGSLHELLGDREWIPVYPASAKISSWRIMGAVWEILETLPKIPEPLDYHPFGMPSFDQAIRLIHAPDERGPDGPLLRLKYNEALGLALAMALRRADNLEHRAPELPRIDAGLHTALLESLPFPLTEGQQQMLGQVSGDLSRARPMSRLLQGEVGSGKTIVALLAMLQAVDNGRQCAMLVPTEVLAAQHARSLTRTLAAAGSSATVVALTGSMPTAAKREALLNIVSGQVDIVVGTHALIQDTVEFFDLGFVVVDEQHRFGVEQRDQLRSKGRGDFTPHLLVMTATPIPRTIAMTVFGDLAISTLRELPGGRKPIQSALVPEARPAWVARAWSRIREEILAGRQAYVVCPRIEGEGGVLEMHEHLQNELFPDLSVGLLHGRLRGEEKDAVMADFSRGGIDVLVATTVIEVGVDVPNATVMLVRESELFGVSQLHQLRGRVGRGGHESLCLFHTLALPGSTSFDRVSAVAATSDGFELANLDLAQRQEGDVLGTSQSGTARTVKLLNLLEDYPVIERANEDAALMVGRDRARAERLVADIEEQARQYLEKN
- a CDS encoding biotin/lipoyl-containing protein is translated as MQIHAPFAGIVRYHVSAGQQVATGDVLATVEAVKLEAPVAAPGPGTVGTLSRADFSDVQGGDLLCEVGE